In one Yarrowia lipolytica chromosome 1A, complete sequence genomic region, the following are encoded:
- a CDS encoding uncharacterized protein (Compare to YALI0A09537g, some similarities with uniprot|O74881 Schizosaccharomyces pombe BTB domain and Ankaryin repeat containing protein,ancestral locus Anc_8.777): protein MKHGKQKLANNNTDHDSLSSLDRALATRRDMFGRTLLHNACICGDAQAVEQLLANPHVDVTAVEYESGSSALHLALAAGSLHCAQLLIKHSRELLRLKDRDGCPAFETALYYHKWHTTDPGLPSEYFSFGSNTNHTLGFPDSDDRQTPETVKVLRPATTDIRSSLAPVRVVDCAIGGYHTAILTSDETANLYVCGVSSRGRLGLGPHVSTQFTPTLVASLASEKIVSVGVGKDHTACVTAKGVVYTWGCNRDSQLGYPTGGATGEEQLQISPRRVGGPTLKKAHITHVTCSNVHTVCWRENTSDMYVWGANNGQMGGMAPGQDCAIPTMVALVPGKISAVCASDYYTACIIDESYIQVYMNGGHFRVFLPAPGGTAREESQSGFDVFKPRLLVNRPQQLYASAGGPTICVSSLGHVYELPLQRFLNVKPALVARQMPVTALWVPRRDYMVATHAAVGDDGSVIICTSSGSAWKRERKENRLGGGTLKEYKFSRIPKVTNAYRVACDPLFRSFAALRYATQVDAIDVDMESLEFDVAERHAINRKIAYFTLDGDKESSEEFEDSPNLGALNWLVEAFEGVVSGTAQRTGLEEEAEMMGLNRFEETVMYKAVEMNKSDPHRGYDCELVCENSTVKLPCHSYMLRSSNLKAAVAKNSPLKCSLLTLVILHHYLYNDNVLSVWTLSGGCSIPREYVEAKAELLALAKEFELSSLVCKLSFGETADQLPVDMAKLFSSDTGDVAIEVDGGQILHAHRFILTQQSEFFQSCLSERWSDDTKVVVDLCHLPAASVRLCLRFMYTHNLDSLFDQVSSKVSSKDFIATVSQLLSTADELLLTPLKEFCELILSELVTVKNAASLLFLASAYNCDKLMTFMFSYICVNMECLLEGGFLGAILADGELFGAIDHHYRVMTGREIVLKEVPESSAVVGVTQLGEGISEDAAEQEEVEEEVKPKTLALASRPSGWVESFLSDFDGHNELLCRVAPGSVQAPDAAAALTPHRQSFAALHRNSKSEETRPSISPMSSPDLRGHNQTDDVFEFELDECPAEQRKRHDSRHDDRRCSHSEWREAKTGSSVRTAQFSSSPFGKSPMAGSPLSVSPNHASGDRRRSSFATAASGVPLTPGEIRFNLKQQIEKDSDAVYWPTLGGLGSPGGAGSVGAAGATPGSHPRGSPGPSATPSGSSTPWGKGAGVSNATPGSAGSASTWGNSSANGASAPSASATSAGSALSDLFSVTPPSSKLSQKERRRLLKQQQEETLMRAQEKEKQAAEGPWKVKKKAPVGVSPFESTSSPASSKTPSKTPSRAPPRAPSRAGLPGPNVGVGISTVGNSSATATSSFASDFYAASQPVTALSLAEIRERQERSTQKAKNVKTIEEIQQEEMFQKWWDAEVARNKGEESRGPEGGPRGTPSKSSRRPNKKKNNNKGPANGSSNGGGGGSGSQDDNGKRHRPRPREQIKA, encoded by the coding sequence atgAAACATGGCAAACAAAAGCTcgcaaacaacaacacagaTCATGATAGCCTGAGCTCTCTGGATCGGGCCCTTGCCACCCGGCGGGACATGTTTGGGCGAACGCTTCTGCATAATGCGTGCATTTGTGGAGATGCCCAGGCTGTTGAGCAACTTTTGGCCAATCCCCACGTGGATGTAACGGCGGTGGAGTATGAGTCAGGTTCCAGCGCCCTTCATCTGGCTCTAGCTGCGGGCTCTTTGCACTGCGCTCAGCTGCTCATCAAGCATTCGCGAGAACTGCTACGACTCAAGGACCGTGACGGCTGTCCTGCTTTCGAAACCGCTCTTTACTACCACAAGTGGCACACAACCGACCCAGGACTGCCTTCCGAGTACTTCAGCTTCGGATCCAACACAAACCACACGTTGGGATTTCCGGACTCAGACGACAGACAGACCCCCGAAACCGTCAAGGTACTAAGACCAGCCACCACAGACATCAGATCAAGCCTGGCACCTGTCCGGGTGGTGGATTGCGCCATTGGAGGCTACCACACTGCAATTCTCACCTCAGATGAGACAGCAAACTTGTACGTTTGCGGCGTGAGCTCTCGAGGTCGTCTGGGCTTGGGCCCCCATGTTTCCACCCAGTTCACACCAACATTGGTGGCGTCGTTGGCGTCGGAGAAAATCGTGTCTGTAGGAGTGGGAAAGGATCACACTGCTTGTGTCACTGCCAAGGGTGTGGTTTACACCTGGGGATGCAACAGGGACTCGCAGTTAGGCTACCCAACAGGAGGAGCCACAGGAGAGGAGCAACTTCAGATATCACCTAGAAGAGTGGGCGGACCGACTCTCAAGAAAGCCCACATCACCCACGTTACATGTTCCAACGTCCACACTGTTTGCTGGCGTGAAAACACCTCAGACATGTACGTGTGGGGTGCTAACAATGGCCAGATGGGAGGAATGGCACCAGGGCAAGATTGTGCAATCCCCACCATGGTGGCTCTTGTGCCTGGAAAGATTTCGGCTGTCTGTGCCTCTGATTACTACACGGCCTGTATTATCGACGAGTCATACATTCAGGTGTACATGAACGGTGGTCATTTCAGAGTCTTTTTGCCTGCGCCAGGTGGCACAGCAAGAGAAGAAAGTCAGTCTGGGTTTGATGTTTTCAAGCCACGGCTGCTGGTGAACAGACCCCAACAGCTGTACGCTTCGGCTGGAGGACCCACTATTTGCGTTTCTTCTCTTGGACACGTCTACGAGCTTCCGTTGCAGAGGTTTCTCAATGTCAAGCCTGCCCTCGTGGCTCGACAGATGCCCGTTACAGCTCTATGGGTGCCTCGAAGGGACTACATGGTGGCTACCCACGCTGCTGTTGGTGACGATGGCTCAGTGATAATCTGCACTTCATCTGGTTCTGCTTGGAAGCGTGAACGAAAGGAAAACAGATTGGGTGGTGGCACCTTGAAGGAGTACAAGTTTTCGCGTATTCCAAAGGTGACCAATGCTTACAGGGTTGCATGCGATCCCCTCTTCAGATCATTTGCTGCTTTGCGGTATGCGACTCAGGTGGATGCCATCGACGTGGATATGGAGTCTTTGGAGTTCGATGTTGCTGAGCGACATGCCATCAACCGCAAGATAGCATATTTCACCCTCGATGGCGACAAGGAGAGCAGtgaggagtttgaggacTCGCCCAACCTTGGCGCGCTGAACTGGCTTGTCGAAGCGTTCGAGGGTGTGGTGAGTGGAACTGCACAGCGGACCGGACttgaagaggaggctgagatGATGGGTCTGAACCGCTTCGAAGAGACTGTCATGTACAAGGCCGTCGAGATGAATAAGAGTGACCCGCACCGTGGTTATGACTGTGAGCTGGTTTGTGAGAACTCCACTGTCAAGCTACCTTGCCATAGCTACATGCTACGATCAAGCAATCTGAAGGCGGCCGTTGCGAAGAACAGTCCTCTCAAGTGTTCGCTCCTTACTCTCGTTATTTTACACCACTACCTTTACAATGACAACGTGTTGAGTGTCTGGACACTAAGCGGAGGTTGTTCGATTCCGCGAGAGTACGTTGAAGCCAAGGCCGAATTGCTGGCACTTGCCAAGGAGTTTGAACTCTCGTCTCTAGTCTGCAAGCTTTCCTTTGGAGAGACCGCGGACCAGCTTCCTGTGGACATGGCGAAACTGTTTTCCAGCGATACGGGTGATGTTGCCATTGAAGTTGATGGTGGACAGATTCTACATGCTCATCGGTTCATCCTCACTCAACAGAGTGAGTTCTTCCAGTCTTGTTTGTCGGAGCGATGGAGCGACGATACCAAGGTTGTGGTTGACTTATGCCATCTTCCGGCCGCGTCTGTACGGCTTTGTCTGAGGTTCATGTATACTCACAATTTGGATTCCCTGTTTGACCAAGTCAGTTCTAAAGTGTCAAGCAAGGATTTTATTGCCACGGTGTCTCAGCTCCTGAGTACTGCCGACGAGCTTCTTCTGACACCATTGAAGGAGTTTTGTGAGCTGATTCTGAGCGAGCTTGTGACAGTCAAGAACGCAGCTTCTCTGCTTTTCCTCGCCTCTGCTTACAACTGTGACAAGCTGATGACCTTCATGTTTAGCTACATTTGTGTTAACATGGAGTGTCTTCTTGAAGGAGGCTTCTTGGGTGCAATCCTAGCTGATGGAGAGCTTTTTGGTGCTATTGACCACCACTACCGCGTGATGACAGGCAGAGAGATTGTGCTCAAAGAGGTTCCTGAGTCATCTGCTGTTGTGGGTGTCACTCAGCTCGGAGAGGGCATTTCTGAAGATGCTgctgagcaggaggaggtggaagaggaagtGAAGCCAAAGACATTGGCACTCgcttctcgtccatctGGCTGGGTGGAGTCTTTTCTCAGCGATTTTGATGGACATAATGAACTTCTTTGTCGTGTCGCCCCAGGGTCTGTTCAGGCTCcagatgctgctgctgccctCACCCCTCATCGACAGTCTTTTGCTGCTCTCCATCGCAACTCCAAGAGCGAAGAGACTCGTCCCAGTATTTCACCAATGTCTTCTCCTGACTTGCGTGGTCATAATCAGACAGATGACGTGTTTGAATTCGAGCTGGATGAATGCCCCGCCGAACAACGGAAACGTCACGATAGTCGACACGACGATAGAAGATGCAGTCATAGTGAGTGGAGAGAAGCCAAGACGGGCAGCAGCGTTCGAACTGCTCAGTTCAGCTCCTCTCCTTTCGGGAAATCTCCCATGGCTGGATCACCTCTGTCGGTTTCGCCTAACCACGCTTCTGGTGACCGGCGACGATCTTCGTTTGCGACTGCAGCGTCAGGTGTTCCTCTGACACCAGGAGAGATTCGGTTCAATCTCAAACAGCAGATTGAAAAAGACTCTGATGCAGTCTACTGGCCCACTCTAGGTGGTTTGGGTAGCCctggtggagctggatCTGTGGGAGCTGCGGGCGCCACACCCGGAAGTCACCCCCGAGGCAGTCCAGGACCGTCGGCAACGCCCAGTGGCTCTTCAACCCCTTGGGGCAAGGGAGCTGGAGTGTCCAATGCCACACCTGGAAGTGCTGGTTCAGCCTCTACCTGGGGCAATAGCAGCGCCAATGGCGCATCAGCCCCGAGCGCTTCCGCCACGAGTGCTGGCTCCGCACTTTCGGATCTCTTTTCCGTGACACCTCCTTCCAGCAAGCTTTCTCAGAAGGAGCGACGACGTTTGCtgaaacagcagcaagaaGAGACGTTGATGCGTGCTcaagagaaggaaaagcAAGCCGCCGAGGGCCCTTGgaaggtcaagaagaaggcacCTGTTGGTGTCTCTCCTTTTGAGTCCACCTCAAGTCCTGCATCTTCCAAGACGCCTTCCAAGACTCCTTCTAGAGCACCACCCAGAGCTCCATCAAGAGCAGGGCTTCCTGGCCCTAATGTTGGTGTCGGTATTTCCACTGTTGGCAATTCCAGTGCTACTGccacttcttcttttgCATCTGACTTTTATGCCGCCTCGCAGCCTGTTACTGCTCTGTCTCTTGCTGAAATTCGAGAACGACAGGAGCGAAGCACACAGAAGGCCAAGAATGTTAAGACAATTGAGGAAATtcagcaggaggagatgtTCCAAAAGTGGTGGGATGCGGAAGTTGCACGTAACAAGGGGGAGGAGAGCCGGGGTCCTGAAGGAGGTCCCAGGGGAACCCCCAGCAAGAGCTCCAGGCGTCCTAataagaagaagaacaacaacaagggGCCTGCTAATGGGTCTAgcaatggaggagggggtGGAAGCGGGTCTCAGGATGATAATGGCAAGAGACACCGGCCTCGACCACGGGAGCAGATCAAAGCGTGA